From Apium graveolens cultivar Ventura chromosome 9, ASM990537v1, whole genome shotgun sequence, the proteins below share one genomic window:
- the LOC141685407 gene encoding G-type lectin S-receptor-like serine/threonine-protein kinase At4g27290 yields the protein MQGTNKFKEEEKRKERDLQRKRNQRAHRGFPGAAAAFVKKAGDEPESGPENFVWQSFDYPGDTMLPGMKFGKDLVTGRQWYYSSWKSVDDPSPGSHIHQMDTHGYPQMLVWKGSELQARTGPWEAADWTDGCVRINPLDCGHGDGFIKYMGVKLPDTRQSWYNLSMSLKECKSTCLKNCNCTAYSNINVENGGSGCVLWFAELMDIEGYTEDAQSIYVRMPASELGRLSTNEEEKLELPLFDFRKIANATTNFSQNNKIGEGGFGPVYKGMLEDGQLVAVKRLSDSSSQGIDEFKNEVSLIAKLQHRNLVSLLGYCIEEQERILIYEYLPNKSLDSFIFAISLFYMIFFFSTSNIF from the exons ATGCAGGGCACAAATAAAtttaaagaagaagaaaagaggAAGGAAAGAGACTTACAGAGGAAGAGAAATCAACGGGCACACAGAGGATTTCCGGGAGCTGCAGCCGCTTTTGTTAAGAAAGCCGG GGACGAGCCAGAAAGTGGCCCAGAAAATTTTGTATGGCAGAGTTTTGACTATCCTGGAGATACTATGTTACCAGGTATGAAATTCGGAAAGGATTTGGTAACAGGGCGGCAATGGTATTATTCATCCTGGAAAAGTGTTGATGATCCGTCTCCAGGAAGTCATATACATCAAATGGATACACATGGTTATCCTCAGATGCTAGTTTGGAAAGGTTCAGAACTACAAGCTAGGACCGGACCATGG gaAGCAGCTGACTGGACAGATGGGTGTGTTCGCATAAATCCATTGGATTGTGGACATGGAGATGGTTTTATCAAGTATATGGGAGTGAAATTGCCCGACACCCGACAGTCGTGGTACAATTTGAGCATGAGTCTCAAAGAATGCAAAAGTACGTGCTTGAAGAACTGCAATTGTACAGCCTATTCAAATATAAATGTCGAAAATGGTGGAAGTGGATGCGTGTTATGGTTTGCGGAATTGATGGACATTGAGGGCTACACAGAAGATGCACAAAGTATATATGTGAGAATGCCAGCCTCGGAATTAG GAAGGTTGAGTACAAATGAAGAAGAAAAATTGGAGTTACCATTATTTGACTTCAGAAAAATTGCTAATGCCACCACTAACTTCTCCCAAAATAATAAGATCGGAGAAGGAGGCTTTGGACCTGTTTACAAG GGTATGCTAGAGGATGGGCAACTAGTAGCTGTAAAAAGGCTCTCAGACAGTTCAAGTCAAGGAATAGATGAATTCAAGAACGAAGTTTCATTGATTGCTAAACTTCAGCATCGAAATCTTGTCTCGCTTCTTGGTTATTGTATTGAGGAACAGGAAAGGATATTAATTTATGAGTATTTGCCCAACAAAAGtctagattctttcatctttgCTATATCCCTCTTCTACATGATATTCTTTTTCTCAACTTCTAATATCTTCTAA